In the Necator americanus strain Aroian chromosome X, whole genome shotgun sequence genome, AAGTTCGTATACGCATACGTCGGGGGGTCGACAAATTTATCCATTCGTCCGTAAACAATTGTAAGTAATCGTGTTGCCCTCGAATAAACTCAATTTGTCGTGAAGAATTGTTAGCATGCTGGATGATCTTCGATTTCTTGGAATTAAATCCATAAATCAGTAGTTCTTTTAGGTCAAcatctattttttctgttgtgtttTCGAACGGAAATAGACAAAGTTGAAAGtcgttgtttattttattttattgatgatTTCTATTGGGATTAACACTAAAGTTTTAAGTAGGATTTTTAGCATCCCTAGACATCCGCAAAGTGATATTTTTCCATTCTGAACTCTAaatcacaaaaacaaagaaatagataaaaagttgaaagtcactgtttattttattttattgatgatTTCTATTGGGATTAATACTAAAGTTTTAAATGGGATTAATAAGACAACgatttgattcattttttatccatgtatagaattttttttcatggatataATGAAACAGAGTTCTTTGAATCCATGTGTGGTTAATTATTTCAATGCGATATCGATCATTTACTTATTCATGACTAGTGCAAATAagcttctttcatttatttaatttgtccTCTACACGTcacatcttttctttcctttgaaaTTCCAGTATATAATGAATATTTGGAGATGAATAGAGCATATGCTTATCCGAGAAATCTTAATTGCATTGTAAAACTCCATGAAATGAAACGATTCTATTCGTATATATGTAGTGTTTAGAAATTGTTAGTTAGTCAAAGGAGCCGAGGGATACGCTGAGCAAAGTAGCGCTGGGCGGAATCCTTCCGGCTACGCTCCACTCGACACATTTTGTGCTTTGTGGAAAAGGAGGCTCTGGAGAGGAGTGTCTAGAGTCTAGACATATGCATCGAATGAGGACGAATACATTCCTTAGGGTGTAGTTACGCTTTAAATATGTACAAAGCGGGATATCCGTAAATTATAAAGACTTACGTCCTAATCTTGACAAATATTATGTTTTCCGTATGTTTCGTGGATTCGGTTGACTTcaaactaaattttttttccttcactcaACTGACTGACTACTCGCCGGTATTTCTCTTTGTATCTGAAATCCGAGAGAAAGCGAAGAACATTTATCAGGCAAGGCGCCACTGGATTTTTATGCAATGCTGGAATTtcaaagagagagagagaggagccGACGGAGAGAGAGAGCGGAactaattttaaagaaaaaaaatccactaataACATcctagaataaataaattctattCAGATAGTCATATGGTTAGTCGAGTATGTGGAATGAATGGTGAATGGAATGATTCGAATTATAGTCAATGTATTGAGGTTATCGATGATTATAGGCACTGTATACAAGCATACTGTAACAAGgtaagtgtattttttttttctgtgatgatCATTTAGTGATTTGCTATCACCCCTTCCCCTCTCCCTCGCTTCacattttgtttgattttttcaacatcAATTTTATTTCGATTCATTAAGTCACAACCATCTCATGGGAcccttttgttttgttcatgcATGCGAGAATTTCCTTTCCGTCTGCGTGTAATTTGCTGGATGTTGAATACGCGGCGCTTCGGGCCCAATAAAAGCAAATGCTAACTTCAACAACTGGGTGTTGTTCACTTCTCGTCACTTCTTTGTAAccggggggagggggaggatTGTGTTAGAATTTCTGGCTACATCAATTCCACTtctttccaaactttttttcggattttttcgttcaaatatgctaatttttctttggaaaaaaatgtacaatgttacgaataaataaaatattaatataataacaatgacataaaagaataacataattttatcatattattatcatatCATATGATTGTCATAGATTTCTTTTCGGGACCACAGATCTCATTCGataaaatcattcaaattgcttgtttagaaatgcgagtttatttaaaaatttcatctttttttttatttagtgtCCGAATTTACTTCATGATCTTGTCATCTACGTGTCATTAATTCTCTCGATTCTTTCCGTTACACTTCTAGTCATCGCtatattacttttttctatattcgATTCGATCCAGGTAAGTGCATACGCccacgtttattttttttttctacattaaaGTGAACTTATACGGTGACTCAATTAAACGTTCCTATCCATGCCCCCGTATCTATATGAGAAAATGGATAGAATTATTTAAAAGTtaattaaaaggaaaaaaattgacatttaTCCTTTTCATTATTGAGAATAAAATGTCATATTCGTCACTTGAAACTCTTCGCCGagttttctaaaatgaaaacggggaaacgttttttttctggcctttaaaaaagttgtataaaaattaaaatgaactaaaaaatattgtgtttaactaataaaaatagtaaaatattttAGTGTCAACGCTTGTCAATCCACAAAAACCTCGCAACTGCTTTCGTCTTTCGATTCGCTGTATTTGCTATTTGGACAATTGTGCAATCAACAAATCTTTTCAAGGATTGTACCACATTTGTTCCACAAAATTTATGGGATTATGTACGTATATAAATTCTACACAATTAAAGAATTATGTACAAgttataatgaaataaatttttcaggaatggATCTGCAAAGCAATTCTTTGGTTTGTGTTATATTTCcaggtaaaaagaaaaactgaattctctgaatttttataaattcaaAAGGCTGAACCTTATACATCTttcaaaatacaataaattatGTAGCGAATTTCATGTAATTGTGGAAGACGGatctttccagaagaaaatatcagtAGTGTTCAATTGAGATTGTGGGCTCacgtgtaattttttttttgttcaaacaaGTTTGAGCgaagattttttgtttaatttatcCTTTGTTGCTCAATGCATTATCTTTCTGGATTTCAAAGTTTTGTACAGTATTTTTAGAGCATCTACTGAGAACTTTATGTCAATCATTAGGTTTACACTTGTACTCGGGAACGACTGAAAAAAGcgatgggaatttttttttggatatgaCAGATGATCTGTCGAACAGGCTGTATTCTTTCTTCGATGAAACATATTTTGTCTTCtttcacggttttttttttcgctttctaggaaTAACTCTTATACTTTTAgctttattctcttttttcattggaatttttaagtttttagtTTGAATAATGTAAATCTAAAATATTTAGGTGGCTTCTGTGATATGGATGTTAATCGAAGGAGCCTATTTATATAGTCGTTTCACAATTTTTGCTATGCGTCATAGTGATGCTCCATGGTTTTTGTACATGCTTTGTGGATGGGGTAAGTTTTTGAATTTCCGGAGAAATTCATCCGAGTAATTTCGATTATCTTTACAACCATCGGCCCAGTTCTTCCCATTAGTTTTTGATTCATTTGGTCCTCCGCTTAAAAGGATGGTGCTTTTGCCATTCGTGGCCATCCTGATGAcgtaaaaattcaattaaaagtTGGGAAAAAGATTCTCTCTATATCgaggcgagaaaaaaataaaacgttcaaaatatttggatatttttttggaaaatgtcaGGAAATTGCTTTCCATTCGTTTCGCAACTCGTAGTGTTGCCGCCACCATGATTTGATTTTCGTTACGGGCTCTCACGTGTTAGACTCCCATCCTAAAAGAGCTACGAGCCACACATCAAACTAAATTTACGATTGGTGAAGATGTGTACGTAACCAGAAAAGGTGAAGGTCCCAAGCAGAATAAATTTGGACACAAAAACAACGTGTTGTCATTgttaaaaattcagaattatCCATTAAAataggatatttttttcaggtgttcCACTAATTGTTGTAATTTGTTGGACGATAGTACATGAATATAAATCAAGGCAACAAAATTCATTTTGTTGGGTTCCATATGCTCAAGGAAATCACCTGGTAATATTGTCTGGAACGATTGGTTTTGCACTtattgtaagttttttttgaatttcttttagatTATAAATGTCAATTTTCTCGATAATAATTCTTGCTTGAATTTTATTAAAGTACGGTagttgaatatttttctctaatcTATGATATTTGTTCGCTACATTAACGACCTTAATAACTTTAACTTTGTGGTTATGTAACACCAATTAATGTAATAGACATTTTAGTAAAATTTCCTTCACTCTCAATCTATTCGTAAtgtcttttgaaaaaaaaaaattattctttgcATAATGTGCATATTACATGTAATTTAGATGAATTTTATATTTCTGCTCGGCATTGTTGTTATCCTTGTGCAAAAAATACGAGCAGAAAATTCGGctgaatcaaagaaaatatggTAAGAATTGTCTCTTGAGagattttactttatttattatttattttcttctcggtGTACATcagaaaaacctcttttttcccctAGGCGTACGATAAAAGCAACGTTGTTACTGGTCCCATTGCTTGGCATCTCAAATATTCCACTATTTTACGAACCCGATCGACCTGGTCCAGCGTATATGCTGGGATCTGCTGTGTTCCAGAATTCGCAGGTGTTTAATTCTGGAATgtaatctttcaaaaactcgTCGAAAATTGTGGTTGTATGTGTTTTCGCACTGAGGCATTGTTCTGCTTgaattatttgatatttgattcttttcatctctttcttaACCGAATTGGACCAAGAAAAACTTAACGGAAATCCAATTATGCAATTAACAACAAAATGGCATTCATAATGCCTATTTGAAAGATTAAGTGAAAGTGTTGTGGTTATAATCCAGAGATTACCGAAAAGGATCAATTTTTGACGGGCATCACTATGCGGAATCGGGAAGATGAATTTATCGTCAGGGACTGAAACGGATGGATTCCCTCAGTGCGAAAGCAGCATCTATCATAAAAGCACAacaaatctttcttttctgcccACAAATATGCaacgtttatttttctattctcagGGAATTTTCATTGCTGTACTGTACTGTTTTCTAAATAGCGAAGTACAAAATGCAGTGAAAAGGCAATTATCAAAAGTGCCGATAGCATTTTTCAAGTAAGTTTAAGgatattttagattttttcctaACGTTAGCTCTATAACAGATTGATATAGagctttttttgcgattttattaggaatcaaatgaaaattttgttttatttttgtaggcCAAGGCCAAGATTCGAAACCGAACGAACATATGTACcggaaattagaaatattaCTAAACATGGTATGGCAATGGAAGAATTAAATGGTACAAAAAAACTCCCACAAGAAACAACACCTCTGAATCAGGTTAGCTATTAATGTTTACATTAAAAATCTTGTTTACATAAAAACTATTCATTGTGAAGTTGTTTACGGTAGAATGATATTGTTTGCTGTGAAGAAGAGCCTGTAGAAATGCAGtcattgtaaaagaaaaacgaaagacATTCTTCGTGGATTcgttttatgaaaaaatttagaattagaaaaataagaattacaagaattgaaagaaagaaaaagtccaTCCAGGAAGCTTACGGAAATTTGTAGCTTAAAGAATGCATTTGACGACATTCATTTATCCACATAGGAAGGAAGTAAGAGTCTAGAATTAGAGAGGAAAGCCTtacttattaaaaaaaattatattcttACAAGTGCAAGCAAATTTCTCTACATTTAAGGTGGTTCCGGAATCGCAAATCTTCTCCGTATCCACGGCGCCAAGTTCTCGTTCACCGGATGAGGCCGATTAAATCCCCCCCAACGAATTTAGTCGAATGAATGCCTTTCTTCTATGTATTCCTTAATTTTTCCCCCGGCTATAGTACACTCTAGGATGTGCCCGAATCCTTGTCAGCGTTTATGTGAGAATCGAATTTggttttttgtgattttttttggtagttttCTACGGGTTTCACCATGCCGAATGATGTTTGTAGCGTTTGATATTGGtgaatatatattttttttttacaattcaaCTCATGTTATTCATACGTATACTAGTCGTTTCTGGATTGTTCGACATGTGATCTCCTACTGAAAACTCTTTATTTGACGCGTATGGTATGCAATTTCATGAAGCTatttatacaattttttttctctcattatgAACGAAGCGATATAGTCGACATAGTAGCACAAGCGTGTTATCCATAAAATTTctgcaggattttttttgtttcttgctgTATATTAGACAGTAAGACATGAGAAATATAACAGGAAATCTATCAGGATttacaacagcaacaaaaaaaagcacccAAAACCGAATGAGCAATTTTATGTTTCATCCTGAtgcaggatttttctttttttttacaattgaTGACATGGTGATGTGACGAATAGTTGACATGTGGAAGATTGTGGTGGTTGTTCCGGTGGAATTGTTGATATCCCAAAATTATAGTTTGTTGTACAATCGTAACGATAATTTGTATCGAAACAATAGCCATTTGAGGAGAATTGATCGTATCgggatttttcctgaaatagaACTCATTAGAGAAGGAAGTTTAGGGAAAATTCTTCTCGGATTCATCCAACAATTTCTCCGCTTTCAAACCTCGTTTCAATCATTCGTTCCCGCTCATTTTTCGTTTAgaatgagcagaaaaaaatgttgctgaGTTCCGTCCGAGTCAAGTAATCCGTTATGCTAAAGGGCAGAGTCCgagacggttttttttcagtgtatTTAAGATGAATGCACAGCAACTCGGCTACTCTGAGAAAAGGTTTTCACATACATACTCGACCATTTAATATTCAAGGGAACTGTTCAAGGATAATGTGCACATTTTTAGCATTGTGAATTAATTTCTGGATAGCAAAAAGCTAATCCTTAGATATCTGGAACAGttgtaatgagaaaaaaagtgcttttcaAATCTCCGGAAATATCTTTACCAACAATCAAATACACCCATATGGGTATCGTAAACAAAAAGGGCATTCTTTATTGTTAGCAATCACTTAATGCACTTTATTCAGTAACGTTAGAACTCAAAACAGTAGAGGATAAGAAATAGCGGTGgatgaggaagaaaattccggGAGAACGTTTCTTAAGTCAAACTCAAtaccatttttaaaaaaaaacgaggtttTCCTCCAATTAACTCACCTTTTCTCTCATCTCCTTACGTCTCCACTTTGCTCGCCGATTCTGGAACCAGACCTAGAATTGTAAAAGATTTAGGAGAGCGGAATTGTTACCTTCATAATcatattctttaattttttccatgaaaaaatccGTTGAGAGTTTTCTTAAAGAGAATTCTGGTTCTTCAACATTTTACCAGGCTCTTGGTTTCCAGAATAATCCattcaagcaaaaaagaaatggctgagtagaaaaaaaaaaacggattcaGCAGTAATTGGATTTATTCGCATCCTTTTCCAATATTTCAACAGCTAAACCTTGtaacaagcaaaaaacaatgatttcaCCAATAATAGGGAAGGAAGTAAGGAAATGCTGGTATCGATTAGCTTCTATAAAACAATTATATGAGAATAAAACATTCAATATAGGCAcggaactattttttttaataaaattctCCAAGTTTCTGCTTCCTCACTTAATTTAACGTTTGTTTTTAAGTTGATTCGTCAATAAAATCAGCTTCCGACGTGTC is a window encoding:
- a CDS encoding hypothetical protein (NECATOR_CHRX.G26274.T1) — its product is MSILRAELSTCYTLSQNNQSFNDNGCSVSFDKSLCWLKAEYGARVERLCPFIYCPSVPGCEEIANSHMVSRVCGMNGEWNDSNYSQCIEVIDDYRHCIQAYCNKCPNLLHDLVIYVSLILSILSVTLLVIAILLFSIFDSIQCQRLSIHKNLATAFVFRFAVFAIWTIVQSTNLFKDCTTFVPQNLWDYEWICKAILWFVLYFQVASVIWMLIEGAYLYSRFTIFAMRHSDAPWFLYMLCGWGVPLIVVICWTIVHEYKSRQQNSFCWVPYAQGNHLVILSGTIGFALIMNFIFLLGIVVILVQKIRAENSAESKKIWRTIKATLLLVPLLGISNIPLFYEPDRPGPAYMLGSAVFQNSQGIFIAVLYCFLNSEVQNAVKRQLSKVPIAFFKPRPRFETERTYVPEIRNITKHGMAMEELNGTKKLPQETTPLNQVVPESQIFSVSTAPSSRSPDEAD